A window of Bradyrhizobium sp. AZCC 1610 contains these coding sequences:
- a CDS encoding zinc-dependent alcohol dehydrogenase family protein — MKFLQMSTFGNPTEVVEVVESDPPPPPAANEATVAVEYSAISPAELLMIRGRYGIRPQPPAPLGNEAIGRVIAVGASVKNVKTGDRVAIPTGLPVWRQAITVAAADLIVLSEQADPQQLSMLRINPLTAALLLTEYVELGKDDWVIQNAGNSGVGRSVIAFAQEFGLRSVSLVRRPELVDELKSAGADVVLVDGPDVVKQVAAATGNAKIKLGIDGVGSDSSHSVASCLTSNAKMVAYGGASGKPAAMSPLNIIFKQVTLEGFWLGYPRFRDAHEKLAAHTRTAERLIAEGKLYVPVAGVYSLEQATQAIAHAQKGGKVLLKPN, encoded by the coding sequence ATGAAGTTTTTGCAAATGTCTACGTTTGGCAATCCCACAGAGGTGGTTGAAGTTGTCGAAAGCGATCCACCCCCACCGCCGGCAGCAAATGAAGCCACGGTCGCAGTCGAATACTCAGCGATCAGTCCCGCTGAACTTCTGATGATCCGTGGCAGGTATGGGATCAGGCCACAGCCGCCGGCGCCGCTCGGGAACGAAGCTATTGGACGCGTTATCGCTGTTGGAGCCTCGGTTAAAAATGTAAAGACTGGCGATCGTGTCGCCATTCCGACCGGACTTCCAGTGTGGAGGCAGGCCATAACGGTCGCGGCCGCCGATCTCATCGTCTTGTCTGAGCAAGCCGATCCCCAACAGCTGTCAATGCTTCGGATCAATCCGCTGACAGCGGCATTGCTCTTGACCGAGTATGTCGAACTCGGCAAGGACGACTGGGTCATCCAGAACGCCGGCAATTCCGGTGTGGGACGCAGCGTCATTGCGTTTGCACAGGAGTTCGGACTTCGCTCGGTAAGCCTCGTGCGCAGACCCGAACTCGTGGATGAGCTGAAGTCAGCCGGAGCTGACGTCGTCCTTGTCGATGGACCCGACGTTGTGAAGCAGGTCGCAGCGGCGACCGGCAATGCTAAAATTAAGCTGGGCATCGACGGCGTGGGTAGCGACTCCTCGCACTCGGTTGCGTCTTGCCTAACGTCGAACGCCAAGATGGTCGCCTATGGCGGCGCCAGCGGAAAGCCCGCGGCCATGAGTCCTCTGAACATTATTTTCAAGCAGGTGACCCTGGAAGGGTTTTGGCTGGGATATCCGCGCTTTCGAGATGCACACGAAAAGCTTGCGGCTCACACGCGGACAGCCGAGCGACTGATCGCCGAAGGCAAACTGTACGTTCCGGTCGCCGGCGTTTATTCGCTCGAGCAGGCAACTCAGGCCATTGCGCATGCGCAAAAAGGCGGGAAAGTCCTTCTGAAACCCAACTAA
- a CDS encoding winged helix-turn-helix transcriptional regulator, with amino-acid sequence MACSIAGVLDAVGDRWAVLILRDLSLGLSKYEDLRKSTDVTHATLSDRLKHLEENELIERRQYQSGPDRYEYLLTRKGRDVILVVQALAQVGDKWGITGDAGPPLKFINRNSGRQVKLALVDEKSGEVVRMRDVRPQAGPGADDLVRWRLTKFDQR; translated from the coding sequence ATGGCTTGTTCGATCGCCGGGGTGTTGGATGCCGTTGGCGATCGCTGGGCAGTCCTGATCTTGCGCGACCTGTCGCTGGGTTTGAGCAAATACGAGGATTTGAGGAAGTCGACTGATGTTACCCATGCCACCTTGTCCGACCGCCTCAAGCATCTCGAGGAAAATGAACTGATCGAGCGGCGGCAGTATCAGTCGGGTCCCGATCGTTACGAGTACCTCCTGACCCGAAAGGGCAGGGACGTCATCCTCGTCGTTCAGGCGCTTGCCCAGGTCGGGGACAAATGGGGAATTACCGGGGACGCCGGCCCCCCTCTCAAATTCATCAACAGGAACAGCGGGCGCCAGGTGAAGCTGGCGCTCGTGGATGAGAAGTCAGGCGAGGTGGTCCGCATGAGGGATGTTCGGCCTCAGGCCGGTCCAGGCGCCGACGACCTGGTGAGGTGGCGGCTGACCAAGTTCGATCAACGATGA
- the grxD gene encoding Grx4 family monothiol glutaredoxin, with protein MSVADFIRSEVNANEILLFMKGTPTAPACGFSAQVVRILDHLGVPFRSHDIYQSEELRQGIKDYSDWPTIPQLYVRGEFVGGCDIVTEMFRSGELQALLLKQPQAEQS; from the coding sequence ATGAGCGTTGCAGACTTCATTCGCAGCGAAGTGAACGCAAACGAGATTCTTCTGTTCATGAAGGGCACGCCGACGGCGCCGGCTTGTGGATTCTCTGCGCAAGTCGTCCGGATACTCGACCATCTCGGCGTTCCATTCAGATCGCACGATATCTACCAGTCCGAAGAGCTGCGCCAAGGTATCAAGGATTACTCGGATTGGCCGACGATTCCACAACTGTACGTTCGCGGCGAATTCGTAGGCGGCTGTGACATCGTGACGGAGATGTTCCGATCTGGGGAATTGCAGGCCCTTCTCCTGAAGCAGCCGCAAGCAGAGCAGTCCTGA